The following coding sequences lie in one Coleofasciculaceae cyanobacterium genomic window:
- a CDS encoding PhnD/SsuA/transferrin family substrate-binding protein — MPLSLSRRLFIFESLLLAANACTSAQKTSPPLLIGVVNYDQYEQITNRYTNFSRYLSSVLRTHVEIEPTFNERKALERIQSQAWSLVFAPPGVAAIAINDFHYIPLFPMQEDVTNLRSIFVVDNNSPIWELRQLKDKTVALGQVGSATGYYFPIYNLYGLTLAEVLLSPIPKTILEWVAQEKVTAGALSTQEFNFHSPQFSQAEFRILYTDSHPVPLGSILLAQTVDRTYQNRIIEVMNNAPPDIVQQAGYVPNASVPNYEYMISVVERVRAIAADLGIPYE; from the coding sequence ATGCCTTTAAGTCTCTCACGTCGCTTGTTTATTTTTGAATCCCTACTTCTGGCAGCTAATGCCTGTACATCGGCACAAAAAACCAGCCCTCCTTTGCTTATTGGCGTTGTTAATTATGACCAATATGAACAAATTACTAACCGCTATACAAATTTTAGTCGCTACTTGAGTTCGGTATTGAGAACACATGTTGAAATCGAGCCAACTTTTAATGAGCGCAAAGCGTTAGAGCGTATTCAAAGCCAAGCTTGGTCTTTGGTTTTTGCGCCTCCTGGAGTAGCAGCGATCGCTATCAACGATTTTCACTACATTCCTCTTTTTCCCATGCAGGAGGACGTAACGAATCTCCGTTCTATCTTTGTTGTTGACAACAATAGTCCAATTTGGGAATTAAGGCAGCTAAAGGATAAAACTGTTGCCCTGGGTCAAGTTGGCTCGGCTACAGGGTACTATTTTCCCATCTATAATCTTTACGGTTTGACTCTTGCCGAAGTCTTACTCTCACCAATACCTAAGACCATTCTTGAATGGGTTGCTCAAGAAAAGGTGACTGCGGGAGCACTTTCTACGCAAGAATTCAATTTTCACAGTCCGCAATTTAGTCAAGCAGAGTTTCGTATCCTTTATACTGACTCTCACCCAGTTCCTCTTGGTTCGATTTTGCTTGCACAGACTGTAGATCGGACTTACCAGAATCGAATAATCGAAGTTATGAACAATGCACCTCCCGATATAGTTCAGCAAGCAGGCTATGTTCCAAATGCGTCAGTGCCAAATTATGAATATATGATTTCAGTAGTAGAGCGAGTCCGAGCGATCGCCGCCGACCTAGGCATCCCCTACGAATAA